TGATGCTAATATTTTTGGGACCTTATTATTATCCAAAGACCAAAAAAAGTAATTAACAAATATTTAAAAACTATTTCTTTACTAAAGACCTATTTTTAGAACGAATAAACACCATCAACTTATGAGAAAAATAATTTTAGCCATTGCATTACTAAATTTTACCTTCGGCCAATCCCAAACCGACCCAAAAATCTATGATATTATTGATGATGTATCAGAAGAACGCTTACGAAGTGACGTTAAGACATTAGCAGATTTTGGAACAAGACACACCTTGAGTGATACAATTTCTGAAACAAGAGGTATTGGCGCAGCACGTCGTTGGATAAAAGGACAATTTGATAATATCTCAAAAGATTGTAACGACTGCTTAGAGGTTTTTTACCAACAAGATTTAGTGAAAAAAGGCACTAATCAGCGTATCGTTAAAGATGTTATGGTGGTTAATGTGGTAGCCATTCAACGTGGTACAAAATACCCCAACCGATATGTGATTATGAGTGGTGATATAGATTCGCGTGTCTCAAATCCTGCAGACTATACATCAGATTCGCCAGGTGCAAACGACAATGCTACAGGAATGGCTGGCGCAATTGAAGCAGCTCGTGTATTAAGCAAATATAAGTTTGAAAGCAGTATTATTTATGTAGGACTTTCGGGTGAAGAACAAGGTTTATTTGGTGGGCAAGGTTTAGCTAAATACGCTCAAGATAACAACTGGGATATTGTTGGTGTATTAAATAACGATATGATTGGAAACATTAAAGGCGTAGATGGCGTTATTGATAATCGAACGTTCAGAATATTTTCAGAACCTGTTCCTGCTAATGAAAGTGAACGCGCAAGACGCGCAAGACGTTTTTATGGTGGAGAAGTTGATGGTATTTCGCGTCAATTAGCCCGTTATATTCATAAAAATGTAAAAACATACATGCCTGAAATGAATCCAATGATGGTATACCGTCTAGACCGTTTTGGTCGTGGTGGACACCATAGACCTTTTAATGATGTTGGTTTTGCAGGTATTCGTATTATGGAAGCTCACGAAAATTACACGCAACAGCATCAAGATATTCGTACCGAGAACGGCATCAATTACGGCGACACTTTTGAGCATGTAAATTTTCCATACTGTAAAAAAATAACTGCTGTAAATGCTATTAATCTGGCAAGCATTGCTTCTGCTCCACCAGCACCAAAAAATGTTGGTATTGGCGGTATCGTTCAGCCATCAGCTAAATTTAGTTGGGAAAAAGTAGATGGTGCTGTGGGTTATAAGATTTATTGGAGAGATACTACATCTCCAACTTGGGACAATAGTCGTTTTGTTGGTGATGTCAACCAATTTACATTAGATGGTATTGTCGTCGATAATTTTTTCTTTGGTGTAGCTGCAGTTGGTAAAGATGGGCACGAAAGTATAGTAGCATTCCCAAGTAAAATAATCAGATAAACATGATTAGAAATTGTTTCTGTATTTGCTTTATAATACTAGTGTTTGTGAGTTGTTCAAAAAAAATAACATCACCTAGCTTTATAGATTTCAAAGTCGAAAACGATTCTATTTATGTGATTTCAAAAAATAAATTACACTGTCCACTTTATGTAAAAGCTATACATAGAAAAACAAATAAAGAAATATTGAATCAACTCGAGTCAAAAGGGGAATCTGTAATCCTTAAATATCCGAAGAACGAAATTGATTCTAATAAGATACTTAAGCGTTACAAATTTGCAGGATATTACGGAAGATATCCATATCAAGAAAATGATACCAATCAAATGTATACTTTACCTTTTCAAAAAGGATATGAATCACTTGTGATACAAGGCTATGATGGCGATTTTTCTCATCATGGCTCTTTTTCGGCTAAATGTTTAGATTTCGAAATGGCAGTTGGTGATACTATTGTAGCTGCAAAAGATGGTATTGTTGTAAAAATTGTATCTGAACATAATAAACAAGGAACTACAGAAAGCTTCAAAAAATATGGCAATTATGTTATGTTGTATCATAAAAACAATACATTCTCCCAATATGTACATATCAAACAATATGGCAATTTGGTAAAAGTTGGAGATTCTGTAAAAGCTAAACAACCTATAGCATTATCCGGATTTACAGGATGGTCTACGTCTCCACATTTACACTTTGGTGTATATAAACCCGAAGTAAATGGACTAGAGTCAATTCCTATAATTTTAGATTCTATACCCGCAAAAAATATAAAACGTGGTCATATTTTAACCAAGAACTAAAAATGAAAATATTAAAACACATTCTGTTTACAGGAATAATCTTATCCTCTTCTTTAGGCATGGCTCAAGGTTTGCTTAATAAAAAAAATAATTTCACAAGACAAGACACACTTAGAGGAAGTATTACTCCAGAGCGCGAATGGTGGGATTTAACTTACTACCATCTAGATATTGAGGTAAAACCTGATGAAAAATTTATTTCAGGAAAAAACACCATTCAATATAAAGTTTTGAAACCTAATCAGTCTATACAGATAGACTTACAGTCACCCATGGAAATTACCAAAGTCGTTCAAAACGGTAAAGAACTAGATGTAAATCATGATGGAAATGCGCATTTTATTCAACTTGAAGAAAAGCAAAACATAGGCGATGTTAATTCGGTAATAGTGCATTACAAAGGTTTTCCTAGAGAAGCTAAACGTGCACCTTGGGATGGCGGGTTTTCATGGAAAAAAGATAATAACGGAAAGCATTTTATAGCCACGTCTAATCAGGGTTTAGGCGCCAGTGTTTGGTGGCCAAATAAAGACCACATGTACGACGAAGTAGACAGTATGCTTATAAGTGTTACTAACCCAAAAGGCTTAACAAACATATCTAACGGTAGATTGCGTAAACTCGAAGATTTAGGAGACAAAGTAAAGTCTCATTGGTATGTTAATAATCCAATCAATAACTATGGCGTCAATGTAAACATAGGAGATTACGTAAACTTTTCAGAAGTTTATAAAGGTGAAAATGGTAACCTTGACATGGATTACTGGGTACTAAAAGATAATCTTGAAAAAGCAAAAGAGCATTTTAAAGATGCTCCTAAAATGATTAAAGCTTTTGAGCATTGGTTTGGACCTTATCCATTTTACGAAGACAGCTTTAAGTTGGTTGAAGTTCCATATCTTGGTATGGAACATCAAAGTTCTGTAACCTATGGTAATCAATACAAAAAAGGCTACTTGGGAAGCGATTTGTCGCGAACTGGTTGGGGTTTAAAATTTGACTTTATAATTATACATGAAGCTGGTCATGAGTGGTTTGCAAATAACATCACTAATAAAGATGTTGCCGATATGTGGATTCATGAAGGTTTTACCGCTTATTCAGAAAATTTGTTTTTAGACTATTACTACGGTAAAGAAGCGTCTGCTGATTATGTTATTGGCACTAGAGCTAATATCAGAAATGACAGACCATTAATCGGCAAATACAATGTTAATAAAGAAGGCTCTAGTGACATGTATTATAAGGGTGCTAATTTATTGCATACCATCAGACAAATCATTGAAGATGACGATTTATGGCGTGAAATTCTAAGAGGACTAAACGAAGAATTTTACCATCAAACAGTAACAACTAAACAGGTCGAAGATTATATTAACAACTACTCATGGACTAGTCTTACATCCATATTTGACCAATATTTAAGAACTGAAAAAATCCCAAGACTAGACTATAAATTTGAAGACGATAAATTCTTCTACAAATGGTCTAATGTTATAGATGGTTTTGATATGCCAGTAAAAATAACTTTAGATAACGAGACGTCATTATTTTTTCCTGAAACCAAATGGAAATCTACACCTATAAAAACAGAAGTAATTGTTGTAGATAGAAACTTCTATATTGATACTAAAAAATTATAATGGAATTCCCTGAACTCTATTTTGAGCGTGATATCGATTGGTACGATTGGTTACTTACTAATCATGATAGTTACAAAGCTGTGTATTTGGTCTTCTACAAACTTGAAACCAAAAGACCAACCATGCGTTGGGAAGAGGCAGTAA
This DNA window, taken from Winogradskyella sp. PC-19, encodes the following:
- a CDS encoding M23 family metallopeptidase; the protein is MSCSKKITSPSFIDFKVENDSIYVISKNKLHCPLYVKAIHRKTNKEILNQLESKGESVILKYPKNEIDSNKILKRYKFAGYYGRYPYQENDTNQMYTLPFQKGYESLVIQGYDGDFSHHGSFSAKCLDFEMAVGDTIVAAKDGIVVKIVSEHNKQGTTESFKKYGNYVMLYHKNNTFSQYVHIKQYGNLVKVGDSVKAKQPIALSGFTGWSTSPHLHFGVYKPEVNGLESIPIILDSIPAKNIKRGHILTKN
- a CDS encoding M1 family metallopeptidase encodes the protein MKILKHILFTGIILSSSLGMAQGLLNKKNNFTRQDTLRGSITPEREWWDLTYYHLDIEVKPDEKFISGKNTIQYKVLKPNQSIQIDLQSPMEITKVVQNGKELDVNHDGNAHFIQLEEKQNIGDVNSVIVHYKGFPREAKRAPWDGGFSWKKDNNGKHFIATSNQGLGASVWWPNKDHMYDEVDSMLISVTNPKGLTNISNGRLRKLEDLGDKVKSHWYVNNPINNYGVNVNIGDYVNFSEVYKGENGNLDMDYWVLKDNLEKAKEHFKDAPKMIKAFEHWFGPYPFYEDSFKLVEVPYLGMEHQSSVTYGNQYKKGYLGSDLSRTGWGLKFDFIIIHEAGHEWFANNITNKDVADMWIHEGFTAYSENLFLDYYYGKEASADYVIGTRANIRNDRPLIGKYNVNKEGSSDMYYKGANLLHTIRQIIEDDDLWREILRGLNEEFYHQTVTTKQVEDYINNYSWTSLTSIFDQYLRTEKIPRLDYKFEDDKFFYKWSNVIDGFDMPVKITLDNETSLFFPETKWKSTPIKTEVIVVDRNFYIDTKKL
- a CDS encoding M28 family metallopeptidase codes for the protein MRKIILAIALLNFTFGQSQTDPKIYDIIDDVSEERLRSDVKTLADFGTRHTLSDTISETRGIGAARRWIKGQFDNISKDCNDCLEVFYQQDLVKKGTNQRIVKDVMVVNVVAIQRGTKYPNRYVIMSGDIDSRVSNPADYTSDSPGANDNATGMAGAIEAARVLSKYKFESSIIYVGLSGEEQGLFGGQGLAKYAQDNNWDIVGVLNNDMIGNIKGVDGVIDNRTFRIFSEPVPANESERARRARRFYGGEVDGISRQLARYIHKNVKTYMPEMNPMMVYRLDRFGRGGHHRPFNDVGFAGIRIMEAHENYTQQHQDIRTENGINYGDTFEHVNFPYCKKITAVNAINLASIASAPPAPKNVGIGGIVQPSAKFSWEKVDGAVGYKIYWRDTTSPTWDNSRFVGDVNQFTLDGIVVDNFFFGVAAVGKDGHESIVAFPSKIIR